From Trueperella pecoris, a single genomic window includes:
- a CDS encoding uracil-xanthine permease family protein, with protein MAVFTWKLHGDGRSIGTGEVVLPNERLSWPMTFGIGAQHVVAMFGATFLVPLLTGFDPATTLFFTGLGTILFLLITAGRLPSYLGSSFALIAPIGAVTGYVAGGGAPVEEAKASLAQGGVIAAGAALALVGVVVHFAGARWIDKLMPPIVTGAIVSLIGFNLAPAAWGNVKQAPVTAVVTILAILLSTVLFKGILGRLSILIGVLVGYVTAVVRGEVNFDAISSAGWVGVPQFRAPDFDLALLGLFVPVVLVLVAENVGHVKSVSAMTGQDLDDITGRALFADGVSTMFAGAGGGSGTTTYAENIGVMAATRVYSTVAYVVAAGIALCLSMLPKFGQLIATIPPGVLGGAATVLYGMIGMLGVRIWVQNKVDFSDPVNLNTAAVAMVLAIANYTLYVGDMVFEGIALGSFSAIIIYHVMRALSRWRGTTIEPATPASAPAGAELEPGALNREPR; from the coding sequence TTGGCTGTTTTTACTTGGAAGCTGCACGGCGATGGACGTTCCATCGGAACGGGCGAAGTTGTTCTTCCCAATGAAAGATTGTCGTGGCCGATGACGTTCGGCATCGGCGCACAACACGTGGTGGCCATGTTTGGGGCCACCTTTTTAGTACCCCTACTGACCGGCTTCGATCCGGCAACCACACTATTCTTCACCGGCTTGGGCACGATCCTGTTCCTGCTCATCACCGCGGGGCGCCTACCTTCCTACCTCGGCTCGTCGTTCGCGCTCATCGCGCCTATCGGCGCAGTCACCGGGTACGTGGCCGGCGGTGGCGCGCCGGTCGAAGAGGCCAAAGCCTCCCTGGCTCAAGGCGGCGTCATCGCCGCAGGCGCGGCGCTGGCACTGGTCGGCGTCGTCGTGCACTTCGCCGGCGCACGCTGGATCGACAAGCTCATGCCGCCGATCGTTACCGGCGCGATCGTCTCACTCATCGGCTTCAACCTCGCGCCCGCCGCGTGGGGAAACGTCAAGCAGGCGCCCGTCACCGCCGTCGTGACCATCCTGGCCATCCTGCTCTCGACGGTGCTGTTCAAGGGCATCCTTGGGCGACTGTCGATCCTCATCGGTGTGCTCGTCGGCTACGTCACCGCGGTTGTGCGCGGCGAGGTCAACTTCGACGCGATCTCCTCGGCAGGCTGGGTGGGCGTGCCGCAATTCCGCGCCCCCGACTTCGACCTGGCCCTGCTCGGGCTCTTCGTGCCGGTCGTGCTGGTGCTCGTCGCTGAGAACGTCGGCCACGTCAAGTCCGTGTCTGCGATGACCGGCCAAGACCTCGACGACATCACGGGACGCGCCCTATTTGCCGACGGCGTCTCCACCATGTTCGCCGGCGCCGGAGGCGGATCGGGAACCACCACCTACGCCGAGAACATCGGCGTCATGGCCGCCACCCGCGTGTACTCCACCGTCGCCTACGTGGTGGCAGCCGGGATCGCGCTCTGCCTCTCCATGCTGCCTAAGTTTGGCCAGCTCATCGCCACCATCCCGCCGGGCGTCCTCGGCGGCGCCGCGACCGTGCTGTACGGCATGATCGGCATGCTGGGCGTGCGAATCTGGGTACAGAACAAGGTCGACTTCTCCGACCCGGTCAACCTCAACACCGCCGCCGTCGCCATGGTTCTGGCCATTGCCAACTACACGCTCTACGTGGGCGACATGGTCTTCGAGGGCATTGCGCTGGGTTCATTCTCAGCCATCATCATCTACCACGTCATGCGCGCGCTCTCGCGCTGGCGCGGCACCACCATCGAACCGGCGACGCCAGCCTCGGCTCCCGCTGGCGCCGAACTCGAGCCCGGCGCACTCAACCGCGAGCCGCGCTAG
- a CDS encoding LytR C-terminal domain-containing protein codes for MSSNARAEYRKRTQQRQTVIFGSIIAVMAVLLVFGTLVWSGILPFPDKKFSQPPTAETVVCPTADAAPVTPSTITVNVYNATNRSGLAGNVAASLATAGVVISGTANWAGDEFEEPVRIYAGPAGVTNAYTLRAYFPGATVHADPNMTSQVVEVVVGTAYSEMVTAPTEEDFTAAMSPIKGCVPFADFS; via the coding sequence GTGAGTTCTAACGCCCGCGCAGAATACCGCAAGCGCACGCAGCAACGTCAGACCGTCATCTTCGGCTCGATCATCGCCGTCATGGCGGTACTTCTTGTGTTTGGGACGTTGGTGTGGTCTGGAATTCTGCCTTTCCCCGATAAAAAGTTCTCCCAGCCGCCCACGGCCGAGACCGTCGTCTGCCCGACGGCGGACGCGGCCCCCGTCACCCCCTCCACGATTACCGTCAACGTGTACAACGCAACGAATCGTTCGGGACTAGCTGGAAATGTCGCTGCGTCGCTGGCAACCGCGGGCGTCGTCATCTCCGGTACGGCGAATTGGGCTGGCGACGAGTTCGAAGAGCCCGTCCGGATTTATGCCGGTCCCGCGGGCGTCACCAATGCTTACACTCTGCGCGCTTACTTCCCCGGAGCAACCGTTCACGCCGACCCAAACATGACCAGCCAAGTCGTTGAGGTCGTCGTCGGGACGGCATATTCCGAGATGGTGACAGCGCCGACGGAAGAGGACTTCACCGCGGCGATGAGCCCGATCAAGGGTTGCGTTCCGTTCGCTGATTTCAGCTAG
- a CDS encoding DUF3800 domain-containing protein codes for MYAFIDDSGDAGMKFRQGSSTHLVLSMCLFKTESAWKSTEQALLAIPDYMKTAGEFKHAKMKERHRDEFFKRIENEDFHVRAIIIDKKQLTSQFLTSHANEMKTYFIRQLLTHTWEQVTDCRIVIDGADLRAFGVKSTDYLLEHANGHGTRNTASEVVCEDSRNSIGLQLADMVAGTIMAGLKKGERVTSTERWSQVRRRARQPAGNWWVFRSE; via the coding sequence GTGTACGCATTTATTGACGATTCAGGCGACGCCGGCATGAAATTCAGGCAAGGTTCCTCAACTCACCTTGTCTTGTCAATGTGCCTGTTTAAAACAGAATCGGCATGGAAATCCACTGAACAAGCCTTGCTTGCGATTCCGGACTACATGAAAACTGCAGGAGAGTTTAAGCACGCCAAGATGAAAGAACGTCATCGGGACGAATTCTTCAAACGCATCGAAAACGAAGATTTCCACGTGAGGGCAATCATCATCGACAAAAAACAACTCACTAGCCAGTTTCTCACCTCTCACGCCAATGAAATGAAAACTTACTTCATTAGGCAACTGTTGACCCACACATGGGAACAAGTGACTGATTGCCGCATCGTGATCGACGGAGCGGACTTGCGCGCTTTCGGCGTCAAGAGCACTGACTACCTGCTTGAGCACGCGAACGGCCACGGCACACGAAACACCGCTTCAGAAGTGGTCTGTGAAGATTCACGGAACTCCATCGGGCTACAGCTTGCCGACATGGTGGCAGGAACGATTATGGCAGGACTCAAGAAGGGTGAAAGGGTGACCTCTACTGAAAGGTGGAGTCAAGTGCGTAGACGAGCCCGGCAGCCCGCTGGGAATTGGTGGGTTTTCAGAAGCGAATAG